A segment of the Anguilla anguilla isolate fAngAng1 chromosome 6, fAngAng1.pri, whole genome shotgun sequence genome:
CACGGGGGTTCCCAAATTTATACTGGGCCAAAAAACCAGAGATTTTTTACTTcccaaaatggaaaatggagcAAAGTTTTTACTATTTCATGTAATGTCATCAGTAATAccaaaaccttaaaaatgtaagtctgtgttttaaaaaatacatatatatttttatttttgcagttgcCAGATAGGGTCAAAATGTTCTGTCCTGGATCAGGGATGCTTTGGGTCGAACATCATATTTGGTACTTTGTGACATCTGTCTTTCCCCGTGTCTCTGTCTTCCAGTTAGTCACTCCCTTCTAGGTACCTACACTGCAGTGAATTCTGATGAGTTCACTTGTGTCCTGTGGCTCGATGGGGAAGCAGTCGACTCCTACAGTAGCAATGGCATGGACAGCGTGCCCCGTAGAAACTGGATGCGTGAAGGAAGAGGCCGTTCTCTGTGGAAGTCTGTCAAACAGCGTAATATGGAGCACTGGAACAGAGGCAGAACTGACATCTTAAAAGAATACACAGGACTTAACATGTCTGGTAAGGGAGTGCCAAATACTAgctttttgtaaattattatttaaaaaacaatctgCCATACCTCTGTTTAAAGTTTCAAGAGACCACCATGCAGTACATGGAGGTAACCACCCATAGTACATTTTACTATGGTGCTGTACTGTGGTACTTGTGCCATGGTACAACTATGTTACGTGTACCATTGTATTTTGACAGTATCACGGCACGTTGTATAATAGTTGTACCATGGTATGTACCTCTGAATGGTACATCCATTGTACTATGGTACATACCATTTTACTACCATCCCGTGGAACTACAATAGTGTGTACCGTAGTATATTAttgtacattcattttcaccagTACGTACTGTAGAGCACTATGGCACATCCATTGTACCATGGTACATAACTGTAGTTCTACAATAGCGTGCACCATAATGAACTATGATACATTCAGTCTTAGTGTACCGTGGTATATCATGGCAAAATTTCTTATGGTCTCAGCGTTGAGTGCATCCATGTGTTTCAGGTgctgctgtcctgcaggggAGGTTTGGCTGTGAGATTGAGCTAAACCCTGACTCTGTAAGTCGTACGAGGACCTTTGCTCAGTATGGATGGAACGGAGAAGACTTCCTGTCCTTCAACCTCAGCAGGCTTCAGTGGGAGGCTTCAGCAGGATCTGCTGTCCCCATGAAGAGGAAGTGGAACAGGGACCAGgacatcaccatggaaactaaGAAATACATGGAGGACATCTGTGTGATTGATCTGTTGGACAGTTTGTCTTTTGAAGCAGAGGAGAGCCAGGAGACAGGTTAGTACCATGGtcccttacagaaatggaacacACTGCATTATAGTGAAGCAGAATATATTATCACAATATCACAACATAATTTAACAATATGTGGGGAAATATTCAAATTGAGCTGCTTAATGTTGGGAACAAAGACATGTTGAGACTCACATAGTAAATatgtgactttttttgttgagaataCAATGGTCATTTCACAGAAGTTTATGTAATATACATGTGtacgtatatatgtgtgtatatatacacacacatttacataaaggAATATGTGGAGATGCATGTTTTTAAACTCATGTTAGTGTTAAAAAGCTGCATCTGGGGTTCattccccggcagcggtacttccggcttggtcagacgttcctacgaacacaattggcagtgttcgcgggtgggaagccggtgagggtatgaatcctgatcgttgcattagcgactcctgcTGGtcggtcggggcgcctgtttagcagggaggggatctgggggagatagcgtgaacctccacGTGCGTTACGCTcgcccagtgaaactcctcgctgtcaggtgaaaatgaagcggctggcgactccacatgtatcggaggaggcatgtgctagtctacaccctccccagaccgccTGAGggtagcgcatcgaccaggactgtgatacacacagggaattggtataatggggagaaaatggcaaaaaagttcatctgcacatttaaaaaatcggTGAGCCAAAAGAAACCCAGGAGTACACCTGAAAatgagtttaaatggattttagATTTAAGcttcaaaatatttgttttttcttactttttttaaaacaaaggatGGTACCTCACTTAAATTGTGAccctttttccatttcaatgcAAGCTGCCTGAGCATTCAAATGTAGCCCTGCTAACGTGTTCACATACTCACATCAAAGTACACTAGTACTACATAGAATATAATTACTCTAAAACACACAAGAAAGAGGCTTTTCCTTGTGCGCCAAAAAACttgccttttctctttttttccccatttcagcTCAGCCCACAACTGCAGTATTCGCTAAGAGATACTGGGACCCTGAGAAGGTTATTCTGACCTGCCTAGTTTCAGGATTTCACTGCAGAGACATGACGGTGGAGGTTTATcgggatgatgacatcatcactgaagaAGACGGCCTTTTGTCTTCTTGGATCAGACCAAACGGGGATGGGACCTGCCAGCTGAGAAAGAGTCTGGACATCTCTAACAGCATTGAGGCATCGTATAGCTGTGAAGTCCAGTTCAGAAGTCTTAAACAACTGGTCAAATGGGGTAAAACTGCTCACTGTGACCCGTTTCCATTAATGCTGACTTGCAGAACCAGATCAAATTATTAGTGCTGTGGGAACAAAATGGTGACCCCTATAAAAGAGTGTGGCATGAACCGTCAGTGTGACTCTCAAACTATAATATTGCTGCTTTTTGCCTTTGCAGATGGGAAGATATGGGACCGggctgagctaaaacaaaacaatgagacTGGACATTATTACCACCAGTTGCTTTGGGATGTACTTTCTTTTGTCATTGGTTTCTCACCTGTGTTTTCACATGTCATACATTACATGACACTGAGGCACAGATggcacacacaggtgaggaatGAGAAATTCACTTTGGATTTAAGTCCCTGTAGGAGCACTCCTAGCATCTTATCTTGTCTCTTACATTGAGGAGTACCATGTAATaattgtatacatttatattagtTCTAATTACCATAAAAATGACCATAAATTATATGTGCAGTTAGAGGAGAGAAGGCTGCTGGTGTTAAACCAGtgaattttatgtatttatttgtgaaaagtTAGCATGGATGCCCATTTGCTGATTCCTAAGGACTTGCCTCtactttctttccctttcaaaCCAGCGCACAGAGGACTCTGGATGCTTCAGCCATTTTTTGGCATGCAGATGTAACTCAGAAggaatgaaacccagctcagtgGATTCATCGTCTTGATGCCACAAGATAATGACCTTTGTAGTGCAATAAGGTACTGCTAGACTCCAGCAACACCATAAAGAGACCGTGCAGCTGGAAGGCCAGTCAACAGCAATATGAAGgacagaacacgtctcctgtctgttctggccccacgatggtggaatgacctccccgtggaggtcagaacggctgagacactgacccatttcaaatgacgactgaagactcacctcttcaggctgcatctctccccatccctccctacctctctgtaaatgactgtaagcttagggttgtaaataggcagctgttttgtaggtgacttaggtgcattaactgtcttaactactgcttgtatttttgcatagactgcgttgttgctgttctcgtttgtgttagtgttaatcagtttaaccttcagggtccaagttgagctatgcggttgttccctgcacttggacttcatttgtcatacttgttcctggttatggttatacactttgttgtacctcactctggataagagcgtctgccaaatgcctgtaatgcaatgtgaagACCTACTGGAGGTCCCTCTGGCATCTGGGGGGCACAGCCTTGTGCCCCTTTTTAGGGAGAACAAAACAGGCCCGTCCCACCATGATTGGGAACAGGGCACCCCTggccttccctctccctccaccttcCCAAACTGCCCTGGCTGTCTCCATTTAGCACTGAAGATCTCAGGACTGGAAGGCAGGATCTGTACACTGTACTGTATCAGAGGCAGGAGAATAAGTGGCGCTCTGACTTGCTGGTTGTAGTGGCTTCCCAGGTTGTAGACATTAGCGCCCTCTCCTGCCTCAGCTTCAACACTGCAAGAGAGTCGATACCATCAAAAGCCCCTTCAGATCCATGCCGGAACAGGCACTTAAGACACTGGCCTGTTCCATACCGTCTGTTTTAAAAGTTAagctatttctgaaatgcattatttgttgTAAAGTTGAATGTattcacaaaatgtattatttgttttattaaaatgtttgattaGTTGGGTATCTATAAACACAGCTAATCTGGACCAAGTTTTATTGCCAGACCAAAGACATTTAAGACACGTTAAAGTATTTCTATAAATGTCAGAAGTAAAGCCAGAAGATATTTGCTGATGATTGGttgtatttgtataatttttatttaagttttacaatttgtttctctgtatttgtgtatagATGGGATCCTTATCATTTTCATAACTGACAAATGTTCAAAATATATAAGTACTCTCCTCTAATATAAGTGTTGGcaataaacttgttttccttTATGCAACCAAATCCAAATCCTAATACCAGTGACACTGGTATTGTGTTGGAAATGCATGGTGTCTGAACACTTGAATGTTAAATCTGTGCACTTGCCAACCAgtatacattttctcattttttgcgATCAACTTTAGAATAGTTTAGTACCTCTGACACCTCATATAATACATGTCAGTTTGTATGTATCTGAATTCCAGTCAGCCAGTTTTGTTTAACAGTAGAACATGCTATTCCCTGGGTTCCCAGCAGATGGCGAGCATGTCCTCCATTTTGAGTGGTAATTCCATAGAAATCCTTTGGGCGGTACAAATCCTGGCTGTGCTCAATCAACAGACTTCACCGCTGCTTGATCATGTGATCAAATTACTGATTGTGACCCTGTACACAGGGAGCTTTTTCAAAACGTTCTGAGTGCATTCTAGAATGTGTCTACGCAGGCACCAATAGGAACCGTTCGCTAGCCGCACAAGTTTTGGAGCAGACTGTCTGTCAGGCTATCTGTCAGAAATCGCCTTGCTGTCAATGAGCTCCGAAGACAGCCTTCAAAAGCTGTTCTTGATGTTAGTGAAAAAGGGTTTCCTCGCCACCCCAACTCTGTTCAACGTTTACCATTACTGTTtacttttaatgttttgtaattgtttctTGAAGAATAAATAAAGGACAATTTCATGCAATTCTCTGTTTCTGCTACtgaatgaatattcattacTGCAGCCGGAGGACCCGTAGAATGTGACGTGCTAACCCTGGAACCCACAGGCAGCGCGTTTTCCAGGCAGCGTGTTTTCCCTTTtcctgggacagagagagagagagcgtaaaAATGCGAATGTATTATGAACTAAGCCACTGATGAAAAATTCACCGCTGCTATTTATAAGTTCTGAGTGAAGCACAGGATCCCCTCCACAGGCCCTGCTCGTGATTAATGACTGCGTGTTCAGAGAGCGACTGCATCTGTAccgaaaaaaagaaacaccagaaagaTCCCGTACATTTAAAGGAAGGAGAGATAAAAATAAAGGGTGTGAAAGAGGAGTGATGGAGGGGTGATGGAGGGATGATAGAGGGGTGATGTAGGGGTTGATGGAGGGATGATGGAGGGGTTGATGGAGGGGTGATGGAGGGGCGAAGGAGGGGTGATGGAGGGATGATAGAGGGGTGATGTAGGGGTTGATGGAGGGGTGATGGAGGGGTTGATGGAGGGGTGATGGAGGGGTGAAGGAGGGGTGATGGAGGGATGATAGAGGGGTGATGTAGGGGTTGATGGAGGGATGATAAGGGCAgacacggtggcatagtggttagcactgtcgcctcctagcaagaaggttgtgggttcgaatcttggcctttctgtgcggagtttgcatgttctccccgtgttcgcgtgggattactccgggtactccggtctcctcccacactcagagacatgcatgttaggtgcacccctgcagttgcccttgaccaagacactggcctcagaactggagtttggTCCCCGGGCACTGctctgtggctgcccactgctcctaagtaactaggatggggacaaatgcagaggacaaattaccccaccgGGCTCAATAAAGTACATCTTTGTCTTAATGATGTAGGGATTGATGGAGGGGCAATGGAGGGATGATGAAAAAGTGATGGAGTGGTAGTGGAATGATGGAAGGGTGTTATTCCCTGAGGCAGAGAGCTGAGACAAGGGGTCAGAGATAGCACAGCGCACAGTTCCAAaactcctccccccgccccccccccccccccccccccctcgcccatgAACATCCTCCATCCATCCCTGGAGACCTTGTCTAGGTCCGACTGCGCTACAGCGATTGGGCATCATGGGTTTCCTGTTCAGCTGCATTAGCTGGCAGGAAGTTTGTTTGCTACTCGCCCTTTCCCAGGGAATCTGCATTCGGCCCATAAATCAGTGCAGAGGCTCCGGAGGACAATGGGACAATGAGGATGGAGGGAAATGCGGCTTTTAGCACtgaaatgtgtgagtgtgcgtgcgtacacGTGTGTGGCGaagatttttgtgtgtgtgtatgtgcgtgtgtgtgtgtgtgtgcgtgcgtgcgtgcacgtgtgtggggaggattttgtgtatgtgtacgtgcgtgtgtgtgtgcgtgcgtgcgtgcatgcgtggggaggggggtggtgtgtgtctgtgtgtgtgtgtgcgtgcacgtgtgtggggaggattttgtgtgtgtgtatgtgcgtgtgtgtgtgtgcgcatgtgtgcgtggggtggggggtggtgtgtgtctgtatgtggtTGGGGGGaggattgtgtctgtgtgtacatgcatgcatgcatgtgtgtgtgtgtgtgtgtgtgtgcatgtgcatgtgcttgtgtgtgtgtttccatgaaTGTGTGGCATGCAtgtcaaaatgtgtgtgtgtatgaatgtgtcctttgcatgtgggtgtgggtgtgtgaatttgtgtatgtgtgagtgtgtgtgcgcctgtgagtgtatatgtttgcatctttgtgtgaatgtgtgtgggcatATCTGTGtctttgcatttgtatttgagtgtgtatttgtgctagCATTGGTGCTCCTGTGCACACTTTTGTGTATCTGTTTCTGTGaatatatgtgtacatttttcagtgtgtatTAATGGGACTACACACTCTCAGTAATCGctaaagcaataataataataataataataataataataataataataagttattttttcttgtgcTCTCCCTCATTCTGAGACCAATGAGTTCAGAGGCAAtaggcttttttcttttcttcgaGGGCGAGATGGCGCGTGCATACTAGTGGGGGCACGCCGCTTTCTGCGCGAGGGTCGAATCCTCggtgcgtgtgcgcacacaaaAAGGAAGTCAGCCGATCTGTGACTGAACGCTTGCAAGGACGAttccaaacaaacagaaatcGACTGCCAACGAGTGGCTGTGTGGTAGGGCTCGTTTTGATATCAGACGTCGTGTACGCGGATATATTGACACTAGGTCGgaattccttttgtttttttattctgtgtttggTATCACCGTGCGTACCACGGGTGCAATGAAAAACGGCAATTATACACATCCACTATGCACATCCTTCAGCCTTTCTTCTCAATGACGGGGCAGCATCTGTTCGTCGATCCAATCAGCTctccaatttatttattttctttttaaaaattagcagactagctgcatttatttattttattttatcgcGCTAGCATCGAGCGGGAGGAGGAAATGTCTTAATTAGCGCGAGCctgcctgaagagatgagtgtAAGTATAATGTTCACGTCGCgtgatattttcacatttcacagacaTTCTTATTATTCTGTGCAGTGAATCTGCTTTGTGCAGTATTTCTAGAAGACCCACCAGTAGCCTGCTTAATGCTAAAATTGGCTTGAGATTTGACTTTCTGCTATGCTTGAGGGACAGCTAATGGTCTTATTTTCAGCATTAgacaaatgttaaatattatgaTGATTACTATTGTTAATggcaagaaaaacaacaacagcaataaaataacaagaataacaacatcaacaacaacaatagtaatacaataaataataataataataacaacaacaacaaaaacaacaaaaaatgttattgtcaGCAAGGCTGTTGTGTTGATGGTATTGGGTTTCATGCCggactttttttttggaccgctacgtCATTTCGGGATGCATAGAATGACTTTGCAATATATGCTGACGAAGTGCGCTCCACTCAAACCTGTCCCAGTTCATAagataatacttttttttttgcaccagttcattttttacagaaatgatAAATGCTGCATATTTGGCAGGGGGAATTTAAAATCCTGAGGGGATTCTAAGGACACAGAGGGTGCTAGTTCCAATGCGTTAttggttaattaaaaaaaacaaaaaaacaaaacaaagcttcTGATGACCAAAACATTCTCTTTGTGTCATATCATATAGCAAAAGCACCGTGTGTGCAGTCTGGGACACCGAACGTTAAGTCCTGAACAAACTACTGCGAACTAATTTGGGTCCTACCTACCTCGAACAGAATCCTGgaatattaatataaacaagAATGCGGACACACGCCTAGACGACTGACTAAAGGTTGGTGCgggcacacaaaaaaatcacaaacaatTCGCACGCATTCTCAAGGAGTTGTTGCCCTTTTAAGAGTCAAGCAAACGTCATGCAGGCGATTCAAAACGGATTTCCAAGGCTTTCCCCTTTGGGGTGTAGTCTGTCTGCAGCTGTGTGCGGAGGTATGATTACTTTGACAATGTCCTGTTTATTATAGTTTTATATTAAACGATCAAGTAATGGTCACATTActttatacaaaacaaataaacggCTTCAGTTCCAGAAGCACCAGAAGGAACGCTGCTTATAATGAGTATTTCGGTAAGATATAACAGCACGAGCCTCGGGAAAAGTAGCGGTATCAGGAAaaagtgtcaaatgcagcaggCGCCTGCGCAGCAACTTCGTCTGATGTGTTAAAAGTAATAGGCTATTTGACGACTATACTCATTATTTTGGTTCCTTTTGCATAGACAGTGTTTCACAGAGTGGGACGCGCTGATGGATTCTGCGTaatatttccttcttttttgcACGAGTCACGTGGAGAACGCGGCAGCGGTTCCGACTTCCTGCCAGTAGTGCCCCCAGCTGTGGAGCTGAGCTGGGATAAGGCCTGTCACGGAATAACTGGAAAAAAGCAGCGGCGATTCGCTCCTCATTTCTCAGAGGGGGGGAATGTAGGCCACGTCAGTGGTACTGTAACGGTGACAGAAGCGTGTACTGATTCCAGCCGCAAATTCCTGCTAACATTTTGTATTCAGGGAGTCGCTGTTCTGGTTGTATTGAAAATAATACGCTCTCgcccgcgcgcacacacacgaataCCGCTTCAATTTTATCAGATAtctgtacttttattttgtcaGCCACTGTGGAGCATCTgcaattcaaatcaaatcaatttaatttgtacAGCGCCTTTTACAGAGAACGGTCACAGAGACGCTTcacagagtagcagaaaaaggGCAAAATGAATAGTTTCAAAGTAACTGTATCAAGAGAAGTATGTACACAGCGATCGACGGGA
Coding sequences within it:
- the LOC118229583 gene encoding major histocompatibility complex class I-related gene protein-like yields the protein MFRIYSILLFSVIVRRTVVSVNHSLLGTYIAVNSDEFTCVLWLDGEAVDSYSSNGTDSVPHRNWMREGRGRSLWKSVKRLNMEHWNRGRTDILKNYTGLNMSGAAVLQGRFGCEIERNPDSGVRLMRTFAQYGWNGEDFLSFSLSRLQWEASAGSAVPMKRKWNRDQDITMETNNYIEHTCVIHLLDSLSFEAEESQETVSHSLLGTYTAVNSDEFTCVLWLDGEAVDSYSSNGMDSVPRRNWMREGRGRSLWKSVKQRNMEHWNRGRTDILKEYTGLNMSGAAVLQGRFGCEIELNPDSVSRTRTFAQYGWNGEDFLSFNLSRLQWEASAGSAVPMKRKWNRDQDITMETKKYMEDICVIDLLDSLSFEAEESQETAQPTTAVFAKRYWDPEKVILTCLVSGFHCRDMTVEVYRDDDIITEEDGLLSSWIRPNGDGTCQLRKSLDISNSIEASYSCEVQFRSLKQLVKWDGKIWDRAELKQNNETGHYYHQLLWDVLSFVIGFSPVFSHVIHYMTLRHRWHTQRTEDSGCFSHFLACRCNSEGMKPSSVDSSS